One window of Magallana gigas chromosome 2, xbMagGiga1.1, whole genome shotgun sequence genomic DNA carries:
- the LOC117686549 gene encoding uncharacterized protein, translated as MVLDVDAMVLEVDALVLEVYAVVLEVDALVLDVEIMVFDVVVLDVGAMVLDVSAMVLEVDAVVLDVDVMISDVVVLDDGAVVIGVYALVLDIGAIVLEVDAVVLEVDAVVQDVDIMVFDVVVLDVGVVVIGVYTLVLDVGAMVLDVDAVVLDVDVMIFSDVVVLDVGVVVIGVYALVLDVGAMVLEVDSVILEVDAVVLDVDVMISDVVVLDDGAVVIGVYALVLDIGAIVLEVDAVVLGFDVVVLEICVVVLEVNVVDL; from the coding sequence ATGGTCCTAGATGTTGATGCCATGGTCCTCGAAGTTGATGCATTGGTTCTAGAAGTTTATGCCGTGGTCCTAGAAGTTGATGCATTAGTTCTTGATGTTGAGATTATGGTCTTTGATGTTGTGGTCCTAGATGTTGGTGCCATGGTCCTAGATGTTAGTGCCATGGTCCTAGAAGTTGATGCCGTGGTCCTAGATGTTGATGTCATGATCTCTGATGTTGTGGTCCTAGATGATGGTGCCGTGGTGATAGGTGTTTATGCCTTGGTTCTAGATATTGGTGCCATAGTCCTAGAAGTTGATGCCGTGGTCCTAGAAGTTGATGCCGTGGTCCAAGATGTTGATATTATGGTCTTTGATGTTGTGGTCCTAGATGTTGGTGTCGTGGTGATAGGTGTTTATACCTTGGTTCTAGATGTTGGTGCCATGGTCCTAGATGTTGATGCCGTGGTCCTAGATGTTGATGTCATGATCTTCTCGGATGTTGTGGTCCTAGATGTTGGTGTCGTGGTGATAGGTGTTTATGCCTTGGTTCTAGATGTTGGTGCCATGGTCCTAGAAGTTGATTCCGTGATCCTAGAAGTTGATGCCGTGGTCCTAGATGTTGATGTCATGATCTCTGATGTTGTGGTCCTAGATGATGGTGCCGTGGTGATAGGTGTTTATGCCTTGGTTCTAGATATTGGTGCCATAGTCCTAGAAGTTGATGCCGTGGTCCTAGGTTTTGATGTCGTGGTACTAGAAATTTGTGTCGTGGTCCTAGAAGTTAATGTCGTGGACCTATAG